The window CCCCTTTTTTTGTTTTGGCTGTATGGCATTTCTCACAATCAACCTTTTCGTGCTTGAAGAGAAGCTTGTAGCCGGTGGCGTTATGGTCGAATTTTTTCTGATCCCACTCTATAAGGGTAAATGCCGTCCCCTTATGGTCGGGATGGCACTCTATACACTTTTTATCGCTGACGGTCGTATGATATCCCTTGCGCGCCTTGAGCCGCTCGTTGATATCCTTATGACAGTCCAAGCACCCTTCATTCGGTATCCCCCCCCTTAGAGCATGACATTTTGTGCAGTTTGTCAGCCCCTCCACCTCATCATGAAGGTAAGAGAGGTCGCCCGGGGAGATCAATGTACCGAGTGATTCGGCATTCGCGAGCGATGGGAAAGCGAAAATCGCCAGCAACAAGGAAATTATCACCATGAATTTCGGCAAGGCAGGTATTAAAGCCTTTGATTCAAAGTCTTTCTTTATTATGCTCAATTTTTCCTCTGCTTATGCGTGACTTACCAAGCGGAGCAAGGATTGATTCGCTTCAATCCCGAATCTGTCTCCGTATATCTCAATAAAGGCTCAAATTAATTTATTCTAACAAAAATTATTTTAATTCCCTTGCATAATATCTCGGTATCGACAGTGGTATTCGTATATTTTACAGGCACTTACAATTGTTTACATTTTTATGCACGTCTTTCGTACATTTCAACGATAGTTTTCCCTGTCTATAATTTTACATTTTATTTGGCCTTTTTAAGCCTTTTTCTTAGTTGGATGAGCCGGCTAAAACGTATGTTTTTCTTTGTTTAAATCTAGCCGTCGGCTCTTAGGAGAATAAGCGTTATGTTATCTTTTCCGCCATTTTCGTTTGCCATCCTGACGAGGAGATGACCGCACTCTTCGAGGTTGTCCAGGTACGACATCAGTATATCCAGAAGCTGTTCCTCCTCAACCATATTGGTGAGGCCATCGCTGCAGATCAGAAACAGATCATTTTTTCTTGGTGTTGCTATGCTGATATCCACTTTTGCCTTATCCATATGACCAAGCGCCCTCACAAGCCCGTCCCTGTGCGGAAGTTTTTCCAGCTCGGTCCTGGAATATATGTTTTTTTTCAACTCCTGCTCGAAGAGGTTATGATCTTCAGTCATTCTCAAGATGCGGTTTCGCCTGAACCTGTATATTCGGCTATCGCCAACGTGCGCCAGGAACAGAAGCCCAA is drawn from Nitrospinota bacterium and contains these coding sequences:
- a CDS encoding protein phosphatase 2C domain-containing protein, whose amino-acid sequence is MKYSHFAITDVGKRRTNNEDSVLVNVNLGLYLVADGMGGHAAGEVASKLALKTIESFFLENPNITEKDINKRHSFPKDMVLPEKKLALSIMIANDAIKEAVTKKQELMGMGTTVATMHTALGLLFLAHVGDSRIYRFRRNRILRMTEDHNLFEQELKKNIYSRTELEKLPHRDGLVRALGHMDKAKVDISIATPRKNDLFLICSDGLTNMVEEEQLLDILMSYLDNLEECGHLLVRMANENGGKDNITLILLRADG